The Centroberyx gerrardi isolate f3 chromosome 24, fCenGer3.hap1.cur.20231027, whole genome shotgun sequence genome includes a region encoding these proteins:
- the LOC139919951 gene encoding C-type mannose receptor 2 — MEITVVFLLLCSACFHLTLTSSHLRVFTFLENRFTRDAALQQCKNNNSNLITVYNDEDANVIGKLMYEKVIYNVWAGLSRTRDKVTTWSDGVPFTFNASVVTLGNGDQICEAMDKNTWKGLKCSERKPFMCYNKANYYFLVEKKNWCQAQKYCRTHYTDLVSISNQTQNQKVIQMGKNRTFWIGLLHDEWEWVDETCSTYRQWQYPPSLSFSGSQLFSSSSPTTGLMSQNIVNENKGLCSKGSVRIKVIRQPLTWEKAFDYCMENHKALLWINSPSDQEAVEQWLTHTDVSGPLWLGLRQSRLFGFWIWARESSSEVVEYKKWKDDTVPELPLSHHCGAIAKEDDDYMWSDKDCRLQLPFLCEEDLE, encoded by the exons ATGGAAATTACCgttgtgtttctgctgttgTGTTCAG CATGTTTCCACTTGACATTAACATCAAGCCACCTGAGAGTGTTCACCTTTCTGGAAAATCGCTTCACTAGGGATGCTGCATTgcaacaatgtaaaaataataactCTAACCTCATAACAGTGTATAATGATGAGGATGCCAATGTTATAGGGAAACTTATGTATGAAAAGGTTATATATAATGTCTGGGCTGGTCTTAGTCGCACTCGGGATAAAGTTACCACTTGGTCAGATGGTGTCCCTTTCACATTCAACGCCTCAGTTGTAACTCTGGGAAATGGAGACCAAATATGTGAAGCTATGGACAAGAACACATGGAAAGGTCTTAAgtgttcagagagaaaacctttCATGTGCTACAATAAGG CTAATTATTACTTTCTGGTTGAAAAGAAGAATTGGTGTCAGGCTCAGAAGTACTGCAGGACACACTACACTGACCTGGTCAGCATCAGCAACCAAACACAGAATCAGAAAGTGATTCAAATGGGAAAGAACAGAACCTTTTGGATTGGACTGCTGCATGATGAGTGGGAGTGGGTGGATGAAACCTGCTCTACTTACAGACAGTGGCAGTATCCACCAAGTCTTTCATTCAGTGGTTCACAGCTTTTCTCCTCGTCCAGTCCTACCACAGGGTTGATGTCACAGAATATAGTCAATGAGAATAAGGGACTTTGTTCCAAAG GCAGCGTGAGAATCAAAGTGATCCGCCAACCTTTAACCTGGGAAAAGGCCTTTGACTACTGTATGGAGAACCACAAAGCCCTTCTGTGGATCAACAGTCCCTCTGACCAGGAGGCAGTCGAGCAATGGCTAACTCACACCGACGTGTCCGGTCCACTGTGGCTCGGTCTGAGGCAGAGTCGTCTGTTTGGCTTCTGGATCTGGGCCAGAGAGAGTAGTAGTGAAGTAGTGGAGTACAAGAAATGGAAGGATGACACAGTGCCTGAGCTGCCTCTGTCCCACCACTGTGGGGCCATCGCCAAGGAGGATGATGACTACATGTGGAGTGACAAGGACTGTCGCCTCCAGCTACCTTTTCTTTGTGAGGAAGATTTGGAATGA